Genomic window (Flavobacterium oreochromis):
TTTAGGATCTAATTTATCTTATATCTATATCCGTGGTGAGTATATGTGGGTTTTCAAAATCCTTGAAAGAGCGATTAAGGAAGCTTATGCTGCGGGTTGGTTAGGAAAGAATATATTGGGAACTGGATACGATTTAGATTTACACGTTCACTGTGGTGCAGGTGCTTACATTTGTGGTGAAGAAACTGCTTTAATCGAATCGCTTGAAGGGAAAAGAGGAAATCCTCGTATCAAACCACCATTTCCTGCAATTTCAGGTTTGTGGGCAAATCCTACCGTAGTAAACAATGTTGAGTCTATTGCTGCTGTGCCTTGGATTGTGATGAACAAAGGGGAAGAATATGCAAAAATTGGTATTGGTCGTTCTACGGGTACTAAATTAATTTCAGCTTCTGGACATATTAAAAATCCTGGGGTTTACGAAATTGAATTAGGTCTTTCAGTAGAAGAGTTTATGAATTCTGATGAGTACCTTGGTGGTATGATTGATGATCGTCCTTTGAAGGCTTTAGTACCTGGAGGTTCTTCGGTGCCTATTTTACCACAACATTTAATCTATAAAACAGCTAATGGTGACGATCGTTTAATGACGTACGAATCATTATCTGATGGTGGTTTTGCAACTGGTTCTATGTTAGGATCTGGTGGATTTATCGTTTATAATGACACTACTTGTATCGTTCGTAATACTTGGAATTTCTCACGTTTTTACCACCACGAATCTTGCGGTCAATGTACACCTTGTCGAGAAGGAACAGGATGGTTAGAAAAAATCCTTTGGAGAATTGAAAACGGACAAGGACGTGAAGAAGATATCGAATTGTTATGGAGCATTCAATCTAAAATCGAAGGAAACACTATCTGTCCATTAGGTGATGCTGCTTCTTGGCCAGTAGCTGCGGCTATTCGTCACTTTAGAGAAGAATTTGAATACCACGTTCGATTCCCAGAAAAAATTAAAAATAGAGAGCACTTTGTGAACGAACCTTTTGAAAAGGTAAGACATTTAGTAGCAAAGCAAACAGTATAATAGCCCCTCCCATCCTCCCTTTTAGGGAGGTGAAGGAGACAAATAATATTAATTTTAATTTCCCGATTCCCCCTTTGGGGGTTAGGGGGCTGAAAATATGAAAGTAACCATAGACGGACAAAGTATAGAAGTCGAACCAGGAACAACCATCCTGCAAGCGGCTCGTATGATAGGGGGCGAAAGCGTGCCACCTGCCATGTGTTATTATTCGAAGTTAGAAAAAACAGGAGGGAAATGTCGTTGTTGTTTGGTTGAAGTAACCAAAGGTAGTGACGCAAATCCTACACCTATGCCTAAGTTAGTAGCATCTTGTGTAACAGGAGTTATGGATGGTATGGAGGTGAATAGTAAAAATTCTACTCGTGTAGAGGAAGCTCGTAAATCGGTAACAGAATTTTTACTAATCAATCATCCACTAGATTGTCCAGTTTGTGACCAAGCAGGGGAGTGTGATTTGCAAAATTTAAGTTTCCAACACGGAAAATCCGAAACGCGTTATATTGAAGAGAAACGTACGTTTGAACCTGAAAATATTGGACCATACATCCAGTTGCATATGAATCGTTGTATTTTATGTCAACGTTGTGTGGCTGTAGCTGACCAATTGACTAACAACCGTGTTCACGGAGTAATGGATAGAGGGGATCATGCAAATATTTCAACTTGTATTTCTAAAGCAATTGACAATGAAATGTCTGGAAATATGATTGATGTTTGTCCAGTAGGTGCTTTAACTGATAAAACTTTCCGTTTCAAATCTCGTGTATGGTTTAGTAAACCGTATGATGCGCATAGAGATTGCGATAAGTGTTGTGGAAAAACTACGGTTTGGATGTTTGGTAATGAAATCCAACGTGTAACAGGTCGTAAAGATGAGTTTCACGAAGTAGAAGAGTTCATCTGTAACACGTGTCGTTTTGATAAGAAAGATGTTAAGGATTGGACGATTGAAGGGCCACGTAAATTCGAAAAATTCTCGGTAATCAACCGTAATAAATATACACTAAACGCACCAAAAGTAGAAATCAAAACAGAAGATCAGATTTTGTTTGGACGTGAGCAAGACCGTAAAAAAATTAGTATGAGCAATGTTCCTTTAGAGAACAAAGATAATTCAAATCAATAAGGGATGGAACAAGCATTAATTATAGAAAAAGGAATTATCATTGTTGCTGTTTTTGCCATTACCATGTTGGCAGCTATGTACACTACCTTAGCAGAACGTAAAATTGCAGCCTGGTTACAAGATCGTATTGGTCCAAACCGCGCGGGTAAAGGTGGTATTCTTCAACCGCTAGCAGATGGCTTGAAATTATTCGCTAAAGAAGAATTTATGCCTGATACGCCTAATAAATTTTTATTCATTTTAGGTCCTGCTATCTCAATGAGTATGGCATTAATTACTAGCGCTGTTTTACCTTGGGGAGACACTTTAGAAATTTTTGGAAGAAAAGTAGTTTTACAAGCCGCTGAATTAGATGTATCTATTTTATACGTCTTTGCTGTTCTATCCATAAGTGTTTATGGTATTATGATTGGTGGATGGGCATCAAATAATAAATATTCATTAATGTCAGCATTACGTGCTTCTTCTCAAATGATTTCTTACGAGGTTGCTATGGGATTATCCATTATTGCTATTATTATGATGAATGGTAACTTAAGTTTAAAAGAGATTGTTACTCAGCAACACGGAATGAATTGGAACATTTTTTACCAACCATTAGGTTTTATTATTTTCTTAGTATGTTCATTTGCAGAAACTAATAGAACGCCTTTTGACTTAGCAGAATGTGAGGCAGAGCTAATAGGTGGTCACCATACTGAGTACTCTTCAATGAAAATGGGATTCTATTTATTTGGTGAATATGCAGCTATGTTTGTTTCATCTGCAGTAATTTCATTATTGTATTTTGGAGGTTATAATTATCCATTTATGGATATGGCAGCAGAGTCATTAGGACAAAATGCGGCTAATATAATTGGAGTTTTAGCTTTATTCACAAAAATATTATTCTTCATCTTCTTTTATATATGGGTGCGTTGGACAATACCACGTTTTCGTTATGATCAGTTGATGAATTTAGGTTGGAAAATGTTAATTCCGTTAGCTATTGCAAACGTTGTTATCACTGGAATTGTAATTGTTATAGCTGATAAATTTTAAGAAGAAATGTCTATAGAAAATATTTCATTATCAGGAAGAAAAAAGAAGTCTCTAACAAAAAGATGAACTTCTGGGAAAGCTTGTATCTGGTAGCGATTGTAAAAGGATTATTTACTACAATTCGTCACTTATTCAAAAGAAAAGTGACTATCAAGTATCCTGAACAAGTTCGTCCTTTTAGTCCCGTTTATCGCGGACAACACATGTTAAAACGTGACGAACAAGGTCGTGAAAACTGTACAGCTTGTGGTATGTGTGCGGTAGCTTGTCCAGCTGAAGCCATTACCATGACGGCGGCTGAACGTCAAAAAGGAGAAGAGCATTTGTACAGAGAAGAAAAATACGCATCGACTTATGAAATTAATATGTTGCGTTGTATTTTCTGTGGATTATGTGAAGAAGCTTGTCCTAAAGATGCTATTTATTTAACAGAATCAAAAGTGATTGTTAAATCAGCATCAAACCGTGAAGATTTTATTTACGGTAAAGATAAATTAGTAATGCCTTTAGAAATGGCAATTAGAAACTCAAAAAACAACTAAAATGTCGATACTTACTATATTCTATATTTTAGCAGCTATAACACTGGCTACTGGTTTTATGACGGTAATCAGTAAAAACCCAATCCATAGTGCCATTTATTTGGTTTTATGTTTCTTTAGTATTGGTGGGCATTATTTATTATTCAATGCACAATTCTTGGCTTTGGTACATATTATAGTATATGCTGGAGCAATCATGGTCCTCATCTTATTTACTATTATGTTGATGAATTTAAATAAAGAAAATGAACCTAATCAGAATATGCTTTCTCAAATATCCGCTACCTTGGCTTTTGGATTATTAGCATTCGTAATGTTGGCTACCTTTATAAAAGCGATGCCTGCTATTCAGGCCTACAATACTGCTGGAGTTGATTTTCAATCAATTAAAATTTTAGGAAAAGTATTATTAAATGAATACATGGTACCATTTGAATTTGCTTCTGTATTATTACTAGTTGCAATGATTGGAGCTGTATTATTGTCTAAAAAAGAAAAAGCCTTAGAATAAGATGCAAAATATTTTAGAACAAATAGGAATTGAAAATTACATTTACTTAGCAGTTTTACTGTTTTGTATTGGAGCTTTTGGGGTATTATACCGTCGTAATGCGATCATTATGTTTATGTCGGTAGAAATTATGTTGAATGCGGTTAACTTACTATTGGTTGCTTTTTCGACTTATCATCAAGATGCGCAAGGACAAGTATTCGTATTTTTCTCAATGGCAGTAGCGGCCGCCGAAGTAGCCGTGGGTCTAGCTATCTTAGTTTCGATCTTTAGAAACACAGGTTCGATTGATATTGATAATTTAAAGAATTTAAAAGGATAAATACTAATGGAAAAAAATTTAGCTTTAGTATTAGTATTAGCACCACTTTTTGGTTTTTTAGCCAATATTTTCTTTGGTAAAAAAGCCGGAAAAGGTTTCATAGGATTATTAGGAACACTTTCTATACTAATCTCATTTTTTGCAACTACTTATTTCTTTACCTTAATCCAAAGTACTGGAAAAGGAATTCAAATCGACTTATTTGATTGGATTCAATTAGAGAAATTCAATGTAAAAATGTCGTTCTTATTAGATCAATTGTCTGTTTTATGGTTATTATTCGTAACAGGAATTGGTACATTGATTCACATGTATTCAGCTAGCTATATGCACGACGATGAAAACACGCATAAGTTTTTTGCTTACTTAAACTTGTTCGTATTCTTTATGATTACGTTAGTAATGGGTAGCAACTTATTGATTTTATTCATCGGTTGGGAAGGAGTAGGTTTATGCTCTTACCTATTAATCGGATTCTGGTACAAAAACCAAGAGTACAATGATGCAGCTAAAAAAGCCTTCATCATGAACCGTGTTGGTGATTTAGGATTATTAATAGGAATCTTCATTTTAGCCTATGTATTTGGAAGTTTAGAATATTCTGAAATTGCACATGGTATTTTTGAAAAAGGGTTGGCTGTTAAAAACGCTGGATTACTTTCAGTTGCAGCTTTGTGTTTATTCATTGGAGCTACGGGTAAATCGGCTCAAGTTCCTTTATATACTTGGTTACCTGATGCGATGGCAGGACCAACACCTGTATCGGCATTAATCCACGCGGCTACAATGGTTACGGCAGGTATTTTTATGGTAACGCGTTTGAACTTTGTGTTTGATTTAGCTCCAGCTGTACAACAAATCATTGCGATTATAGGAGCAGCTACTGCGGTACTTGCAGCAGCTATTGGATTAGTACAAAATGATATCAAAAAAGTATTAGCTTATTCAACTGTTTCGCAATTAGGGTTAATGTTCCTTGCGTTAGGCTTAGGCGCTTATGAAGTTGCGGTTTTCCACGTAATCACGCACGCTTTCTTTAAAGCTTGTTTGTTCTTAGGTTCAGGATCGGTAATTCACGCTTTACATGGCGAACAAGATATGCGCAATATGGGTGGTTTAAGAAAAGTAATGCCTATTACGTATATGACCATGTTGATTTCTACTTTAGCGATTTCGGGGATTTTCCCTTTTGCAGGTTTCTGGTCAAAAGATGAAATTTTAATGACTGCTTTCCACGGTAGCAAAGCATTATGGATAGTAGGTTCTGTGGCTTCTATTATGACTGCTTTCTATATGTTTAGATTGATGTATTTAACATTCTTTGGAGAATTTAGAGGTACAGATGAACAAAAGAAACATTTGCATGAAAGTCCTTTATTAATTACGATTCCATTAATGATTTTAGCTGCTTTAGCTGTAGTGGGTGGTGCCATTAATTTGCCAGGTAGTACTTGGTTAACACATTATTTAGCGCCTTTATTCCACAAAGCACATGAAGTACATCATTTAGATGGAACAGCTTATATGTTGATGGCTATTGCAACTGTAGGGGCTTTAGTAGGTGTTTATTTAGCCTATTCAAAATATATTGTCAAAAAACAAGTTCCTGTTGAAGACGAACAAATGGAAGGTCTTGCTAAGGTAGCTTATAACAAATTTTATGTAGATGAAATTTATGAAGCCATTATTGTAAAGCCTATCTATCAATTGTCTCATTTCTTTAGAAAATATACTGAAGTTTTAATTTCAGAAAGCTTATTTGGTTTAGGAAAAGTAGCACAAGCACTTGCAAACCAAGGTAAATTAGTTCAGAATGGAAATATAGGAGTGTATTTATTAGCCTTTGTAATAGGACTATCTTCTATTTTAGTATATATATTTTTAGTTTAATATTATAGTACAATGAATATATCATTTTTACTTGTTTTATTATTATTTGGTGCTGTTGCTACGTATCTTTCGGGTAACAAGTGGGCCAAAATGGTTGCCCTAGGCTTTAGCTTAGCAGCTACTGTATTTTCATTTTATACTTTGAATTTACATAATACGGGTACAAATCCTAGTTTTATACAACAATGGATTAATTACCCAAATGTTTATATTGCTTTGAAAGTTGATGGCTTGTCTATGGCAATGGTATTGCTTTCTACTATTTTAACCTCATTAATTGTTTATTCTTCTTTTGGTAATACATTCGAAAATAGTAAGGTTTTCTATGCTTTAGTAGTGTTTATGAACTTTGCCATGGTTGGTACTTTTTAAGTGTTGACGGATTAGTATATTACATTTTTTGGGAATTAGCGTTAATCCCTATTTACTTCATTGCTTTATTATGGGGTAATGGGGATGCAGAAGAGCGCAAAAGAGCTATTTTAAAATTCTTCATCTTTACCTTAGCAGGTTCATTATTCATGTTAGCGGCTTTCTTGTATCTATTCCAAAAAGCAGGTTCGTTACTATTAATGGACTTATATGCTATTCAATTAACAGAAACGGAACAATTGTGGGTATTTTTAGGATTCTTTTTAGCTTATGCTATAAAAATTCCAATTTTCCCTTTCCACACTTGGCAGGCAAATACCTATCAAAAAGCACCAGCGGTTGGTACCATGTTATTATCTGGTATTATGCTTAAAATGGGATTATACAGTGTGATCCGTTGGCAATTGCCATTAACAACATTGGCCGCTAAAAACTATATGAATATACTTTTAGTAATGAGCATCATTGGTGTAGTTTACGGATCAATTGTAGCTTTAAAACAACGTAATTTGAAAAAGTTATTGGCGTATTCGTCATTAGCTCACGTAGGTTTAATTGCTGCATCAACTTATACACTATCATTAGATGGTTTAAGAGGAGCTGTATTACAAATGATTGCTCACGGGTTTGTAGTAGTTGGTTTGTTCTTCGCTGCTGAAGTAATTGAAAGACGTTTCCAATCGCAAGAAATTGCAGATATGGGAGGTATTCGAATACAAGATTCTAAATTTGCTTCGATGTTTATGATTGTGATGCTAGCTTCGGTTGCTCTGCCATCAACCTTCAATTTTATTGGTGAGTTTACGGCATTATATAGCTTGTACAATGTAAATATTTGGTTTGCTGTAATTGCAGGGACAACTATTATTTTAGGGGCTTTTTATATGTTAAAAATGTTCCAAAATGTAATGTTGGGTGAAACAAATGCCAAATCATTTGCAAATGTTACCGTTCAAGAAGGAATTGTTTTTGTAATTATAATTGCCTTCTTGTTGTTCTTTGGTTTGTATCCTAAACCAATCAATGATTTGATTACACCAGCTTTACAAGAAATTGTAACGAAAATTAATAGCTAAGAATTTAAAGTAAATTTTAGAGACAGATTGAAAAATCTGAAATCTGAAATCTAAAATATAAAATATACAAATGAATACATTAATCGCAATATCAGGATTAGGAGTTATTGTTATGCTTGCAGAAATGATGAATGCAAGAAAGGCAATTGTACCTGTTACCATTTTAGGATTATTGGGCATTTTGGGCTACAATATTTCTGAATACAATGCATTAGGCGTTTATTTTAACAACATGATGTTTGTTGATCGTTTTTCGGTTGCTTTCTCAAGTTTATTTATTGTAATTGCTATTTTCTTAATTGCCATGGGCGGCGAGTTTTATAAAGATAGAATGTCACGCATTTCTGATTTTGTTTCCATAAAAGTATTTATGCTTGCGGGAGGTGTAGCTATGGTGTCTTTCGGTAACTTAGCGATGTTCTTTTTAGGAATTGAAGTGTTATCAATCTCGTTATATGTTTTAGCGGCGAGTAATCGTTTGAGTTTAAAAAGTAATGAAGCAGGTATGAAATACTTCCTAATGGGAGCTTTTGCATCTGGAATTATTTTATTTGGTATTGCTTTAATTTATGGAGCAACGGGAAGTTTTGATATCCAAGCGATTTATCAAACGGTTCATACAATGAACTATCCACAGTGGTATAACATCGGATTAGTTTTCTTGTTAATCGGTATGTTATTCAAAGTGGCTACCGTACCGTTCCATTTCTGGTC
Coding sequences:
- a CDS encoding 2Fe-2S iron-sulfur cluster-binding protein, producing the protein MKVTIDGQSIEVEPGTTILQAARMIGGESVPPAMCYYSKLEKTGGKCRCCLVEVTKGSDANPTPMPKLVASCVTGVMDGMEVNSKNSTRVEEARKSVTEFLLINHPLDCPVCDQAGECDLQNLSFQHGKSETRYIEEKRTFEPENIGPYIQLHMNRCILCQRCVAVADQLTNNRVHGVMDRGDHANISTCISKAIDNEMSGNMIDVCPVGALTDKTFRFKSRVWFSKPYDAHRDCDKCCGKTTVWMFGNEIQRVTGRKDEFHEVEEFICNTCRFDKKDVKDWTIEGPRKFEKFSVINRNKYTLNAPKVEIKTEDQILFGREQDRKKISMSNVPLENKDNSNQ
- the nuoH gene encoding NADH-quinone oxidoreductase subunit NuoH, encoding MEQALIIEKGIIIVAVFAITMLAAMYTTLAERKIAAWLQDRIGPNRAGKGGILQPLADGLKLFAKEEFMPDTPNKFLFILGPAISMSMALITSAVLPWGDTLEIFGRKVVLQAAELDVSILYVFAVLSISVYGIMIGGWASNNKYSLMSALRASSQMISYEVAMGLSIIAIIMMNGNLSLKEIVTQQHGMNWNIFYQPLGFIIFLVCSFAETNRTPFDLAECEAELIGGHHTEYSSMKMGFYLFGEYAAMFVSSAVISLLYFGGYNYPFMDMAAESLGQNAANIIGVLALFTKILFFIFFYIWVRWTIPRFRYDQLMNLGWKMLIPLAIANVVITGIVIVIADKF
- the nuoK gene encoding NADH-quinone oxidoreductase subunit NuoK, with the protein product MQNILEQIGIENYIYLAVLLFCIGAFGVLYRRNAIIMFMSVEIMLNAVNLLLVAFSTYHQDAQGQVFVFFSMAVAAAEVAVGLAILVSIFRNTGSIDIDNLKNLKG
- the nuoF gene encoding NADH-quinone oxidoreductase subunit NuoF, whose protein sequence is MGRKILLEKINIPGIKTYEVYRQNGGYASVEKALKSMTPDEVTEEVKTSGIRGRGGAGFPVGMKWSFIDKKSGKPRHLVCNADESEPGTFKDRFLMEYIPHLLIEGMITSSYALGSNLSYIYIRGEYMWVFKILERAIKEAYAAGWLGKNILGTGYDLDLHVHCGAGAYICGEETALIESLEGKRGNPRIKPPFPAISGLWANPTVVNNVESIAAVPWIVMNKGEEYAKIGIGRSTGTKLISASGHIKNPGVYEIELGLSVEEFMNSDEYLGGMIDDRPLKALVPGGSSVPILPQHLIYKTANGDDRLMTYESLSDGGFATGSMLGSGGFIVYNDTTCIVRNTWNFSRFYHHESCGQCTPCREGTGWLEKILWRIENGQGREEDIELLWSIQSKIEGNTICPLGDAASWPVAAAIRHFREEFEYHVRFPEKIKNREHFVNEPFEKVRHLVAKQTV
- a CDS encoding NADH-quinone oxidoreductase subunit J family protein yields the protein MSILTIFYILAAITLATGFMTVISKNPIHSAIYLVLCFFSIGGHYLLFNAQFLALVHIIVYAGAIMVLILFTIMLMNLNKENEPNQNMLSQISATLAFGLLAFVMLATFIKAMPAIQAYNTAGVDFQSIKILGKVLLNEYMVPFEFASVLLLVAMIGAVLLSKKEKALE
- the nuoL gene encoding NADH-quinone oxidoreductase subunit L; protein product: MEKNLALVLVLAPLFGFLANIFFGKKAGKGFIGLLGTLSILISFFATTYFFTLIQSTGKGIQIDLFDWIQLEKFNVKMSFLLDQLSVLWLLFVTGIGTLIHMYSASYMHDDENTHKFFAYLNLFVFFMITLVMGSNLLILFIGWEGVGLCSYLLIGFWYKNQEYNDAAKKAFIMNRVGDLGLLIGIFILAYVFGSLEYSEIAHGIFEKGLAVKNAGLLSVAALCLFIGATGKSAQVPLYTWLPDAMAGPTPVSALIHAATMVTAGIFMVTRLNFVFDLAPAVQQIIAIIGAATAVLAAAIGLVQNDIKKVLAYSTVSQLGLMFLALGLGAYEVAVFHVITHAFFKACLFLGSGSVIHALHGEQDMRNMGGLRKVMPITYMTMLISTLAISGIFPFAGFWSKDEILMTAFHGSKALWIVGSVASIMTAFYMFRLMYLTFFGEFRGTDEQKKHLHESPLLITIPLMILAALAVVGGAINLPGSTWLTHYLAPLFHKAHEVHHLDGTAYMLMAIATVGALVGVYLAYSKYIVKKQVPVEDEQMEGLAKVAYNKFYVDEIYEAIIVKPIYQLSHFFRKYTEVLISESLFGLGKVAQALANQGKLVQNGNIGVYLLAFVIGLSSILVYIFLV